One segment of Antennarius striatus isolate MH-2024 chromosome 5, ASM4005453v1, whole genome shotgun sequence DNA contains the following:
- the LOC137595040 gene encoding butyrophilin subfamily 1 member A1-like isoform X3: MEPCSQNRPPWGPRRGRVCPGSSVLVAVGGTGSGECSRTVMTSDWPPVDGRSSENVVVTVTEGQDAFLPCTISPLEDLSWKVFDWMKEEKNIVFLYEEGFHNNKSDHQDPQFKGRVSHFPEELVNGNASIVIRNMTPGDGGNYTCVFPRLSPPQTYPIRLVVEPSLKDLNLSTEIPGSTPVRPDLVLDPVLADGYDISETRSRS, encoded by the exons ATGGAGCCCTGCAGCCAGAACAGACCTCCATGGGGGCCGCGGAGAGGACGCGTCTGTCCCGGTTCGTCTGTCTTGGTTGCGGTCGGAGGGACCGGATCCGGTGAGTGCTCACGGACGGTGATGACGTCTGATTGGCCCCCGGTGGACGGAAGATCTTCAGAGAACg TCGTCGTCACGGTGACAGAAGGTCAGGACGCCTTCCTGCCCTGCACCATCAGCCCCCTGGAGGACCTCAGCTGGAAGGTCTTCGACTGgatgaaggaagagaaaaacattgtGTTCCTGTATGAAGAAGGGTTTCACAACAACAAAAGCGACCATCAGGATCCGCAGTTCAAAGGTCGCGTGTCGCACTTCCCCGAAGAACTGGTGAACGGCAACGCCTCCATCGTGATCAGGAACATGACGCCGGGAGACGGCGGGAACTACACCTGTGTGTTCCCACGCTTAAGTCCACCGCAGACGTACCCCATCCGGCTGGTGGTGG AGCCGTCGCTGAAGGACCTGAACCTGTCAACAGAAATCCCAG GATCAacaccagtgagaccagatctcgttcttgaccccgtgttggcggatggatacgacatcagtgagaccagatctcgttcttga
- the LOC137595040 gene encoding uncharacterized protein isoform X1 produces the protein MEPCSQNRPPWGPRRGRVCPGSSVLVAVGGTGSGECSRTVMTSDWPPVDGRSSENVVVTVTEGQDAFLPCTISPLEDLSWKVFDWMKEEKNIVFLYEEGFHNNKSDHQDPQFKGRVSHFPEELVNGNASIVIRNMTPGDGGNYTCVFPRLSPPQTYPIRLVVEPLTCAVPLMDSFLILSILVTPRENLSIFISATSSSVSCLFLSDTVSRPNNIAEPSLKDLNLSTEIPGPPLEDSSIAGKHTVKFLSLIVALALVCIGITIRRVRGQIDSVSH, from the exons ATGGAGCCCTGCAGCCAGAACAGACCTCCATGGGGGCCGCGGAGAGGACGCGTCTGTCCCGGTTCGTCTGTCTTGGTTGCGGTCGGAGGGACCGGATCCGGTGAGTGCTCACGGACGGTGATGACGTCTGATTGGCCCCCGGTGGACGGAAGATCTTCAGAGAACg TCGTCGTCACGGTGACAGAAGGTCAGGACGCCTTCCTGCCCTGCACCATCAGCCCCCTGGAGGACCTCAGCTGGAAGGTCTTCGACTGgatgaaggaagagaaaaacattgtGTTCCTGTATGAAGAAGGGTTTCACAACAACAAAAGCGACCATCAGGATCCGCAGTTCAAAGGTCGCGTGTCGCACTTCCCCGAAGAACTGGTGAACGGCAACGCCTCCATCGTGATCAGGAACATGACGCCGGGAGACGGCGGGAACTACACCTGTGTGTTCCCACGCTTAAGTCCACCGCAGACGTACCCCATCCGGCTGGTGGTGG aacctctaacatgtgctgtccctctgatggactcattcctgatcctatccatcctggtcactcccagagagaacctcagcatcttcatctctgctacctccagctctgtctcctgtcttttcctcagtgacactgtctctagaccaaacaacatcgctg AGCCGTCGCTGAAGGACCTGAACCTGTCAACAGAAATCCCAG GTCCACCGCTGGAGGACTCGTCCATCGCTGGAAAACACACAGTGAAGTTCTTGTCCTTGATCGTTGCTCTTGCGTTGGTTTGTATAGGCATCACCATCAGACGTGTCAGAGGTCAGATCGACTCCGTGTCACATTGA
- the LOC137595040 gene encoding myelin-oligodendrocyte glycoprotein-like isoform X2, producing MEPCSQNRPPWGPRRGRVCPGSSVLVAVGGTGSGECSRTVMTSDWPPVDGRSSENVVVTVTEGQDAFLPCTISPLEDLSWKVFDWMKEEKNIVFLYEEGFHNNKSDHQDPQFKGRVSHFPEELVNGNASIVIRNMTPGDGGNYTCVFPRLSPPQTYPIRLVVEPSLKDLNLSTEIPGPPLEDSSIAGKHTVKFLSLIVALALVCIGITIRRVRGQIDSVSH from the exons ATGGAGCCCTGCAGCCAGAACAGACCTCCATGGGGGCCGCGGAGAGGACGCGTCTGTCCCGGTTCGTCTGTCTTGGTTGCGGTCGGAGGGACCGGATCCGGTGAGTGCTCACGGACGGTGATGACGTCTGATTGGCCCCCGGTGGACGGAAGATCTTCAGAGAACg TCGTCGTCACGGTGACAGAAGGTCAGGACGCCTTCCTGCCCTGCACCATCAGCCCCCTGGAGGACCTCAGCTGGAAGGTCTTCGACTGgatgaaggaagagaaaaacattgtGTTCCTGTATGAAGAAGGGTTTCACAACAACAAAAGCGACCATCAGGATCCGCAGTTCAAAGGTCGCGTGTCGCACTTCCCCGAAGAACTGGTGAACGGCAACGCCTCCATCGTGATCAGGAACATGACGCCGGGAGACGGCGGGAACTACACCTGTGTGTTCCCACGCTTAAGTCCACCGCAGACGTACCCCATCCGGCTGGTGGTGG AGCCGTCGCTGAAGGACCTGAACCTGTCAACAGAAATCCCAG GTCCACCGCTGGAGGACTCGTCCATCGCTGGAAAACACACAGTGAAGTTCTTGTCCTTGATCGTTGCTCTTGCGTTGGTTTGTATAGGCATCACCATCAGACGTGTCAGAGGTCAGATCGACTCCGTGTCACATTGA
- the nicn1 gene encoding nicolin-1 → MSGGAGGVRPVSCTVKPPVFLRIGDDQADPAQSGVCVVDVTLPFGKTVNIETISFKNYYTASVSLRLLRRSPGKEAPARWSTALRDLPLMDNPHTEGGSQDYYSIHRKQMWVEPDQVAAVRLVLKQPSSAWLSFSLEDISILPQGAPGPEKEVSDWLSDLTLVDHHPDLEGLPDPRAVSSSIQQMWALTEVMQTNQTTSSIGRFDVDGCYDIKLLSLK, encoded by the exons ATGAGCGGCGGCGCCGGTGGCGTCAGGCCCGTCTCCTGCACCGTCAAACCTCCGGTGTTCCTACGGATCGGAGACGACCAAGCAGACCCGGCTCAGTCGGGGGTGTGCGTCGTCGATGTGACCCTCCCCTTTGGAAAGACCGTCAAC ATCGAGACCATCTCCTTTAAGAACTACTACACGGCCTCCGTCAGCCTCCGCCTGTTGAGGCGGAGCCCCGGGAAGGAGGCCCCCGCCAGGTGGAGCACCGCCCTGAGAGACCTGCCCCTCATGGACAACCCCCACACGGAGGGGGGCTCCCAGGACTACTACTCCATCCACAGgaagcag ATGTGGGTGGAGCCGGATCAGGTGGCAGCGGTGAGGCTGGTCCTGAAGCAGCCGTCCTCCGCCTGGCTCAGCTTCAGCCTGGAGGACATCAGCATCCTCCCCCAGGGGGCGCCG GGCCCAGAGAAGgaggtttctgattggctgtcagacCTGACCCTGGTGGACCATCATCCAGACCTGGAG GGCCTCCCAGACCCCCGGGCGGTCTCCTCCAGCATCCAGCAGATGTGGGCCCTGACTGAGGTGATGCAGACCAACCAGACCACGTCCTCCATCGGACGCTTCGAC GTGGACGGATGCTACGACATCAAGCTGCTATCGCTAAAGTAG